The Candida dubliniensis CD36 chromosome 5, complete sequence genome has a window encoding:
- a CDS encoding esterase/lipase, putative (Similar to S. cerevisiae SAY1), which translates to MISLRALFDLATLPLKLLIVLLKYPIFGGVNKRYKNDLANSLKVILCRSLINFPVKDTPIFATTPTGDMINKGIGKSYPHRTRLPHFGEKFDKQSYWLVESKNRKPNDPVLIYLHGGGYFLDVAPQQIETLLSIYHLLEPAKKQRFSILVLNYNLTSKGYPVPHQLAQLVETYTSLVKGGAENLLLMGDSAGGNLAVTFTQYLRLNKTGLPYPKSIILVSPWVKLIPEVYQNTPGHSYYNYSANDVVQYDRFSSAEVYEGTLGDTKLKLLTVSPGNCPYDSKDWEDIDTFKKPGYSVFVLAGEHESFRDDILEWSKYTLDYPIPSSLGDSGGVYNPKIHKYIRNNKGSAYVDVNIEPLGVHDLCFFENLLLSKLENDPSLTIDGVDPKQFFAVVNIVKFLDTVLPGN; encoded by the coding sequence ATGATTTCTTTAAGAGCGTTATTTGATCTTGCTACGTTGCCActtaaattattgatagtATTGTTGAAGTATCCTATTTTCGGTGGTGTCAATAAGAGATACAAGAATGATTTGGCCAATTCATTGAAAGTTATTCTTTGTCGttctttaattaatttccCTGTTAAAGATACCCCAATTTTTGCAACCACACCAACTGGTGACATGATTAACAAGGGAATTGGTAAATCTTATCCTCATCGAACAAGATTGCCACACTTTGGTGAGAAATTTGATAAGCAAAGTTATTGGCTTGTTGAAAGCAAGAACAGGAAACCCAATGATCCAGTATTGATTTACTTACATGGTGGTGGTTATTTCCTTGATGTTGCACCTCAACAGATTGAAACTTTATTGAGTATTTATCATTTGTTAGAACCAGCAAAGAAACAGAGATTCTCGATCCTTGTATtgaattataatttaacaTCGAAAGGTTATCCTGTTCCACACCAATTGGCCCAGTTAGTTGAAACCTACACTTCTTTAGTTAAGGGTGGGGCGGAGAATCTTTTATTGATGGGTGATTCGGCAGGTGGTAACTTGGCTGTGACTTTTACCCAATACTTGAGATTGAATAAAACAGGTTTACCTTATCCCAAAAGTATTATCTTGGTTAGTCCTTGGGTCAAATTAATTCCTGAAGTGTATCAAAATACCCCAGGTCATtcatattataattattccGCTAACGATGTAGTCCAATATGATCGGTTTTCCAGTGCAGAAGTTTATGAAGGTACTCTTGGTGACACAAAACTCAAATTGTTGACTGTTTCTCCAGGAAATTGTCCTTATGATCTGAAAGACTGGGAAGACATTGATACTTTCAAAAAACCAGGGTATTCAGTGTTTGTTCTTGCTGGAGAACACGAATCGTTCCGTGACGATATTTTGGAGTGGTCTAAATACACTTTGGATTATCCTATTCCTTCAAGCTTGGGGGACTCTGGTGGTGTCTACAACCCCAAGATCCATAAATATATTAGAAACAACAAAGGTTCTGCTTATGTCGATGTAAATATCGAACCTTTAGGTGTTCATGATCTTTgcttttttgaaaatttgttgctttcaaaattagaaaatgaCCCTAGTTTGACTATTGATGGTGTTGATCCAAAGCAGTTTTTTGCTGTTGTTAATATAGTCAAATTTCTTGATACTGTTTTGCCAGGAAATTAA
- a CDS encoding G1/S-specific cyclin, putative (Similar to S. cerevisiae PCL5) encodes MQSPTSPVSYTETSVSSFSKEPTKTTTSSHPLPHANLLTPPTLTPPTITSDLPTSTLSPNHHNYYTHYLNKAQFNSILVNCSINLLKILYKDQKFDEKSIKLFIIEILRRSKTSIQSLQLSCFYIYKLIVVKEKITFDAKKLFLGLIIISSKFNQDYNYSFKSWCKICGLNEKSNVKQLIHIESTILQWLKFDLCLIGSKYENWCNLLLIFGYDFIKYQLIFDNRTEIVWNQEIKDKINSWQGFFNQLNLDNLNIINVNFNNYFNNQLNKKVFVVKDEQPTILLKKRSSTSLFDGDQPVSKKVKV; translated from the coding sequence ATGCAATCTCCAACTTCCCCTGTTTCTTATACAGAAACATCTGTATCATCCTTTTCAAAGGaaccaaccaaaacaacTACATCAAGTCACCCATTACCACATGCCAACTTATTGACTCCCCCAACCTTAACTCCCCCAACTATTACATCCGATTTGCCAACATCTACTTTATCACCAAATCACCACAACTACTATActcattatttaaataaagcacaattcaattctattCTAGTCAACTGTtccattaatttattaaaaattttgtaCAAAGACCagaaatttgatgaaaaatcaatcaaattattcattatCGAAATACTTAGAAGATCAAAAACTTCGATTCAATCACTTCAATTAAGTTGCTTTTacatttataaattaattgttgtcaaagaaaaaatcacTTTTGATGccaaaaaattgtttcttggattgattataattaGTTCTAAATTCAATCAAGATTATAATTATTCGTTCAAGTCTTGGTGTAAAATCTGTGGATTAAATGAAAAGTCAAATgtcaaacaattgattcatattgaatcaacaattcttcaatggttgaaatttgatttatgtTTAATTGGATCAAAATATGAAAACTGGTGTAATTTACTATTGATTTTTGGTTAcgattttattaaatatcaattaatcttTGATAATAGAACTGAAATAGTTTGgaatcaagaaattaagGATAAAATTAACAGTTGGCAAggttttttcaatcaattgaatttagataatttgaatatcattaatgttaattttaataattattttaataaccaattgaacaagaaaGTTTTCGTTGTCAAAGACGAGCAACCAACTATCTTGTTGAAAAAGAGAAGTTCTACAAGTTTATTTGATGGCGACCAACCGGTTTCCAAAAAAGTAAAGGTCTAG
- a CDS encoding 2-dehydropantoate 2-reductase, putative (Similar to S. cerevisiae PAN5;~part of the pantothenic acid pathway), whose protein sequence is MSGTILKNQIKVHILGAGAIGSLVAHDLKQKFPNLLKPVVLLKPDSLVEPSTNHQISVTRLDDDNQEFISKAEVQAIKPQHVKDTIENLIVTTKSYQTIPAMQPYLSHILPNTNILFLQNGMGVTSTLVNKYWSHQIRPNIYEGITTHGVYVNNGIVHHVGRGQIALSTYPGKSDIDDFPALIQCILDTPYLNATRYEYPKFLLMQLEKLIVNCCVNPFTAIFDCRNGELLYGNKLTFIWKRIISEAKNVFVKEYTILKSMPESESFLNTDRLLKSVIDVCKNTAKNSSSMRQDVRNLRNTEIQNLNGYISFLGRKLRIGTPINDMVTNMIDGKISIDRGIDRQAADSLSKF, encoded by the coding sequence ATGTCAGGCACCATTCTCAAGAACCAAATAAAGGTACACATTTTAGGAGCAGGTGCTATTGGGTCATTGGTGGCTCatgatttgaaacaaaagtTTCCAAACCTACTCAAGCCAGTTGTATTGTTGAAACCGGATTCGTTAGTTGAACCTTCGacaaatcatcaaatcaGTGTTACACGTTTGGACGACGATAACCAAGAGTTCATTAGCAAGGCCGAAGTGCAAGCAATCAAACCACAACATGTTAAAGATACTATTGAGAATTTGATTGTTACAACGAAATCTTATCAAACAATACCAGCTATGCAGCCATACTTATCACATATATTGCCCAATACAAATATCTTGTTTTTACAAAATGGTATGGGGGTGACAAGCACATTAGTTAATAAATACTGGTCTCACCAAATAAGACCCAACATCTATGAGGGAATAACTACACATGGGGTATATGTAAATAATGGCATAGTCCACCATGTGGGGAGAGGCCAAATTGCATTGTCAACGTATCCTGGAAAGTCAGATATAGATGATTTCCCAGCACTTATTCAATGTATACTAGATACCCCTTATTTGAACGCAACTCGCTACGAGTATCCAAAGTTCTTGCTAATGCAATTGGAGAAATTAATAGTAAACTGTTGTGTGAACCCATTTACTGCTATTTTTGATTGCAGGAATGGTGAACTACTTTATGGTAATAAATTGACATTTATATggaaaagaattattagcGAGGCCAAAAATGTCTTTGTCAAAGAGTATACTATTCTAAAGTCCATGCCAGAATCAGAATCATTCTTGAATACTGATCGACTTTTAAAGAGTGTTATTGATGTTTGTAAAAACACTGCCAAAAATAGTTCCTCAATGAGACAGGATGTACGAAATTTGAGAAATAcagaaattcaaaatttaaatgGGTATATTTCATTCTTGGGGCGTAAATTGAGAATTGGTACACCTATTAATGATATGGTAACGAATATGATTGACGGCAAGATTAGTATAGATAGAGGTATCGATCGACAAGCTGCAGATTCCTTGTCAAAATTCTGA
- a CDS encoding Ca++/calmodulin-regulated type 2B protein phosphatase, putative (Similar to S. cerevisiae CNB1), with protein MGANASILDGFIEDTNFSIEEIDRLRKRFMKLDKDGSGQIDKQEFLSIPGISSNPLATRLMDVFDKDGDGSIDFEEFITGLSAFSGKSDNLNKLRFAFNIYDIDRDGYIGNGELFIVMKMMVGKNLKDEELQQIVDKTLMEADLDGDGKLNFEEFKNAVNTDTIANTLTLNMF; from the coding sequence atgggGGCTAACGCAAGTATTCTTGATGGTTTTATTGAAGATACCAATTTTAGTATTGAAGAGATCGATAGATTGCGTAAAAGGTTCATGAAATTAGATAAAGATGGATCAGGGCAAATTGATAAGCAAGAATTTTTGTCTATACCTGGGATTAGTTCGAATCCATTAGCCACCAGATTAATGGATGTGTTTGATAAAGATGGAGACGGGTcgattgattttgaagagTTTATTACTGGGTTATCTGCATTCTCGGGAAAATCAgataatttaaacaaattaagATTTGCATTCAATATATACGATATTGATCGCGATGGCTACATTGGAAATGgtgaattatttattgtaatgaaaatgatggTTGGTAAAAACTTAAAAGATGAGGAACTACAACAAATTGTGGATAAGACTTTAATGGAAGCTGACTTGGATGGCGATGGTAAGTTgaattttgaagaatttaaaaatgcGGTTAATACCGATACAATTGCCAACACTTTGACCTTAAATATGTTCTAG
- a CDS encoding T-complex protein 1 subunit gamma, putative (Similar to S. cerevisiae CCT3), whose translation MSIQAPVVYLNTSTQRQQGRQAQIANITAAKAVADIIRTCLGPKAMLKMLLDPMGGIVLTNDGHAILREIDVSHPAAKSMIELSRTQDEEVGDGTTTVIILAGEILAQTFPYIEKNIHPVIIIKALKQALKDALEIIHEVSTPVDIKNDAAMLKLIKASIGTKYVNKWSTKMCELSLKAVRTVMVEKGDYKEIDVKRYVRIEKIPGGEVTDSEVLDGILLNKDVVHPKMKREIKNPRIILLDCPLEYKKGESQTNIEITKEEDWNRILQIEEEQVKLMCDQILEFKPDLVITEKGVSDLAQHYLLKGGASALRRVKKSDNNRIARATGATIVNRVEDLKESDIGTKCGEFKVELIGDEYFTYLVKCENPQACTVMLRGASKDILNEIERNLHDAMAVTRNVMFEPSLSPGGGATEMACSVRLAEKAKTIEGIEQYPYQAVADAFEVIPRTLIQNCGGNPIKVLSQLRAKQAQGQYTYGIDGENGKVVDMKDYGIWEPEVIKQQSIKTAIESACLLLRVDDIVSGVRQSQ comes from the coding sequence ATGTCAATTCAAGCTCCTGTTGTATATTTAAACACGTCTACTCAAAGACAACAGGGAAGACAAGCACAAATTGCCAATATCACTGCGGCAAAGGCTGTTGCCGATATCATTCGTACCTGTTTGGGACCAAAGGCAATGCTCAAGATGTTATTAGATCCAATGGGTGGTATAGTGTTGACTAATGATGGTCATGCTATATTGAGAGAAATTGATGTGTCTCATCCTGCTGCCAAGTCAATGAttgaattatcaagaaCTCAAGACGAAGAAGTTGGAGATGGTACCACCACCGTGATCATTTTGGCAGGAGAAATCTTGGCACAAACATTCCCATACATTGAGAAGAATATTCATCCTGTGATCATCATTAAGGCTTTAAAACAGGCATTGAAAGATGCTTTGGAAATCATACATGAGGTGTCAACTCCAGTTGATATCAAAAACGACGCTGCCATGTTGAAGTTGATTAAGGCTTCTATTGGAACCAAATATGTCAACAAATGGTCAACTAAAATGTGcgaattatcattaaaagCTGTTAGAACAGTTATGGTTGAAAAAGGAGATTACAAGGAAATAGATGTGAAAAGATATGTTCGTATTGAAAAGATTCCTGGGGGTGAGGTTACTGATAGTGAAGTGTTAGATGgtattttattaaacaaagatGTTGTCCACCCTAAAATGAAAAGGGAAATAAAAAACCCACgtattatattattggaTTGTCCATTAGAATATAAAAAAGGTGAATCCCAAACCAACATTGAAATCACAAAAGAGGAAGATTGGAACAGAATATTACAAATCGAAGAAGAGCAAGTTAAATTGATGTGTGACCAAATCTTAGAGTTTAAACCAGATTTAGTTATTACTGAAAAGGGGGTAAGCGATTTAGCTCAACATTATCTTTTGAAAGGAGGAGCTTCCGCTTTACGTAGAGTTAAAAAGTCAGACAATAATAGAATCGCCAGAGCTACTGGTGCCACCATTGTCAACCGAGTTGAAGATTTGAAGGAATCGGACATTGGTACAAAATGTGGGGAATTTAAAGTTGAATTAATCGGTGACGAATATTTCACTTATTTGGTCAAATGTGAAAACCCACAAGCCTGTACTGTGATGTTACGAGGTGCTTCCAAAGATATtcttaatgaaattgaaagaaactTACATGATGCCATGGCTGTCACCAGAAACGTCATGTTTGAACCTTCTTTGTCTCCAGGTGGTGGTGCCACCGAGATGGCTTGTAGTGTCAGATTAGCTGAAAAGGCAAAGACCATTGAAGGAATTGAACAATACCCATACCAAGCCGTTGCAGATGCATTTGAAGTCATACCAAGAACTTTAATTCAAAACTGTGGGGGTAATCCAATCAAAGTGTTATCCCAATTAAGAGCTAAGCAAGCTCAAGGTCAATATACATATGGTATTGATGGTGAAAACGGTAAGGTTGTTGACATGAAAGATTATGGTATTTGGGAACCAGAAGTGattaaacaacaatcaattaaaactgCAATTGAAAGTGCctgtttattattaagaGTCGATGATATTGTTAGTGGAGTACGTCAAAGTCAATAG
- a CDS encoding dephospho-CoA kinase (DPCK), putative (In S. cerevisiae: catalyzes the final step in Coenzyme A biosynthesis), which produces MLIVGLTGGIACGKSTVSKELKDRYGLTIVDADLIAREVVYPNKPAFNKIVTTFGDEVPDLISEDGNLNRAALGQAVFGNKEKLATLNSIVHPAVKWEIFKQIIRAYFSLQKLVILDVPLLYESGLSLLCGLIVTVSCERGVQIERLLARNNELSESDANKRIESQMSNEERNYRSDIVIDNSGSLDTLKESIKYLIPEIKPNLIWYLLDLFPPFAVTSALFTFTIRRIADRFKGTKPKAD; this is translated from the coding sequence ATGCTTATTGTTGGATTAACAGGAGGAATAGCTTGTGGGAAGTCCACAGTTTCCAAAGAGTTAAAAGATCGGTATGGGCTAACTATAGTTGATGCTGATTTGATTGCAAGAGAAGTTGTTTATCCAAATAAACCAGCATTCAATAAGATAGTAACAACATTTGGTGATGAAGTTCCCGACTTAATAAGCGAGGATGGTAATTTGAACAGAGCAGCGTTGGGCCAAGCTGTGTTTggaaataaagaaaagttGGCAACACTAAACTCGATTGTGCACCCAGCAGTTAAATGGGAAATATTTAAACAGATTATTAGGgcatatttttctttgcaGAAACTAGTTATATTAGATGTCCCATTATTATATGAGAGTGGATTAAGTTTATTATGTGGACTTATTGTTACTGTGTCTTGTGAAAGGGGTGTGCAAATTGAAAGATTGTTAGCAAGAAACAATGAATTGTCTGAATCGGACGCCAACAAGAGAATTGAAAGTCAAATGTCAAATGAGGAAAGGAATTACAGATCTGATATAGTTATAGATAACTCTGGAAGCTTAGACACATTAAAGGAATCAATAAAGTATTTAATACCCGAAATTAAACCTAATCTTATTTGGTATTTACTAGACTTGTTCCCACCTTTTGCAGTTACATCAGCTTTGTTTACTTTTACTATTAGAAGAATTGCCGATAGATTCAAAGGTACTAAACCAAAAGCCGATTAA
- a CDS encoding poly(A)-nuclease subunit, putative (Similar to S. cerevisiae PAN3;~In S. cerevisiae: acts to control poly(A) tail length and regulate the stoichiometry and activity of postreplication repair complexes) encodes MNINLDTAKDTLCKNILIYGYCKYENKGCAFSHNRQQPTQQQQATNTSNNSTSVITPNSANSTASSTDLSLKKKFNLNTPSFQPSINNLSNKFSTLSPKLKEIPVFKPENGVSEPEPVDSPTIQRPFTSKRFNVSTPSFTPTNFDFANNTNADGNRGGASTPIGISSAPLIQNQQQQQQQQQQQKQPLAVPSPLATGAQPPSLQHRVLSMGASQSSPSTNPYFANNLDMSAPTPGSETPGPVLPGSAGAAANQPMYPLQYHLYAPAPPPRLTIPLQPYESNSQTMFIPNDLREYLHKKNEASLQSLGHSNLPEHVNQYHSLVPIDKSYEPVSKLWLGKNSLIFKCLDNIDGNLYVMRKIEPCNEIVNDKPFKTVKRWKSIKNANIVGLKDAFTTMAFNGNQSGNTALCIIYDYYPNSISLLEHHKKGLRVEPVNETLLWNYLIQLINAIMVIHEKGLSASSTIDLSKIIVTNKNRIKLSSVGISDILEFNDDETKQDIKIRQLQDIQKVGKVLMELAILLLPANMRQSNNVYNSLKASTNLSEDIVNNLRELNDLDTASEEFDLSEFSKRLTPKMFSIIDSLQNSSDFIEGQLTSELENARLFRLMTKLNYLIHDNSNTENDKIIKLFLNYVYNCYDSNNKKVINLNKVLTNLNKLDCGIDEKILLVNNDECIIISYKELKEIIDTKFRLMRE; translated from the coding sequence atgaatataaatttaGATACAGCGAAAGATACGCTTTGCaagaatatattaatatatgGGTATTGCAAATATGAAAACAAAGGTTGCGCTTTCAGTCATAACCGACAGCAACCTACCCAACAACAGCAGGCTACAAATACCTCGAACAATTCGACAAGTGTGATTACCCCAAATAGTGCTAACTCAACTGCATCATCGACAGATTTAtctttaaagaaaaagttcAACTTGAACACCCCTTCTTTTCAACCCagtatcaacaatttgtcAAACAAGTTTTCCACCTTGTCGCCGAAGTTGAAAGAGATTCCTGTTTTTAAACCTGAGAATGGTGTATCTGAACCAGAACCAGTGGATTCACCTACTATACAACGACCATTCACCTCAAAAAGGTTTAATGTAAGTACACCTTCATTTACTCCCACGAATTTCGACTTTGCAAACAATACAAATGCAGATGGTAATAGAGGTGGTGCATCAACTCCAATAGGTATCTCATCTGCTCCACTTATACAAAaccagcaacagcaacaacagcagcaacaacaacaaaagcaGCCTTTGGCTGTTCCTTCACCATTAGCAACAGGTGCCCAACCTCCTTCCTTGCAACACCGCGTTTTATCTATGGGTGCTTCGCAGTCTTCACCATCGACAAACCCTTATTTTGCCAATAATTTGGACATGTCTGCGCCGACACCTGGTCTGGAAACACCTGGTCCTGTGTTGCCCGGTTCAGCAGGTGCTGCTGCGAACCAACCAATGTATCCATTACAGTATCATTTATATGCACCTGCCCCACCGCCAAGGTTGACGATTCCCTTGCAACCATATGAATCAAATAGTCAAACAATGTTTATTCCCAATGATTTGCGAGAGTATTTGCATAAGAAGAACGAAGCAAGTTTACAAAGTTTAGGTCATCTGAATTTGCCGGAACATGttaatcaatatcattcaTTGGTGCCTATAGACAAATCATATGAGCCAGTGTCCAAGTTATGGTTAGGCAAAAATAGcttaatttttaaatgtCTTGACAATATAGATGGCAACTTATATGTGATGAGGAAAATCGAGCCATGTAATGAAATTGTCAATGACAAACCATTCAAAACTGTTAAAAGGTGGAAATCTATAAAAAATGCCAATATTGTTGGATTGAAGGACGCATTTACCACTATGGCATTTAATGGGAATCAATCTGGGAATACTGCATTGTGTATTATATATGACTACTACCCAAATAGCATCAGTTTATTAGAACATCATAAAAAGGGGTTACGTGTTGAACCAGTTAACGAAACTTTGTTGtggaattatttgattcagTTAATCAATGCCATTATGGTTATCCATGAAAAAGGGTTACTGGCCAGTTCGACTATTGATTTGAGTAAAATTATTGTCActaataaaaatagaataaagTTGAGTTCAGTTGGAATTAGCGATATTTTAGAATTCAACGACGATGAAACCAAGCAAGATATTAAGATTAGACAGTTACAAGACATCCAAAAGGTGGGGAAGGTGTTGATGGAGTTGGCAATTTTGCTATTACCTGCGAACATGAGACAAAGCAATAATGTTTATAATCTGTTGAAAGCTTCTACTAATTTATCAGAGGATATTGTTAACAATTTGCGAGAATTGAATGACTTAGATACGGCCAGTGAGGAGTTTGATTTAAGTGAATTCAGCAAACGATTGACTCCAAAGATGTTCAGTATAATTGACAGTTTACAAAACAGCTCGGATTTTATTGAGGGACAATTGACCTCAGAATTAGAAAATGCAAGATTGTTTAGATTAATGACCAAGTTGAATTACTTAATACATGACAACTCAAACACTGAAAATGACAAGATCATCAAgttgtttttgaattatgTGTACAACTGTTATGActcaaacaataaaaaggTGATCAACTTGAATAAGGTATTGACTAATCTCAATAAGTTGGATTGTGGTATTGATGAAAAGATATTATTAGTCAATAATGACGaatgtattattattagttataaggaattgaaagaaattatcGACACAAAATTCCGTTTAATGAGGGAATAG
- a CDS encoding ribosomal N-lysine methyltransferase, putative (Similar to S. cerevisiae RKM2) — translation MIDNFELKLETLLDWVKNTDDEKKISNHTYISPQIDVKDVRSSGRGIYAVRPLKKAELILNIPHSFLLNFTTVMAHIAKYNGMTIDSHIHVPFDKHKDEYTEIYRMLTKEEILDLSSFQLLSLYLTFERRRSSKSFWKPFLDMLPSMEDFELMPIDWPHEIYTLLPSSTGVRNRKVRSRFENDYRVICELIKTKIDKAGDVTTLLPRQEVLLSWLCINSRCLYMDLPTSKNSADNFTMAPYVDFMNHSCDDHCTLKIDGKGFQVRTTSQYNIGDQVYLSYGPHSNEFLLCEYGFVIPENKWNDLDISQYIVPLLKPLHVDFLKTFDYYDNYTMTKEGISFRTEVALATLQESDPQNSRKLLALINGYTDGDIFKEHSNVLLSVILNKIIHEAEKQQHLQYDDDKRKKVIGALYHDIKSIASNVLTYIQEKSSSEF, via the coding sequence ATGATAGACAACTTTGAATTGAAACTAGAAACTTTACTAGATTGGGTGAAGAATACCGATGATGAAAAGAAGATATCAAACCATACGTATATTTCTCCGCAAATTGATGTGAAAGATGTGAGATCATCAGGTAGAGGTATTTATGCAGTTAGACCATTGAAGAAGGCAGAATTGATTCTTAATATCCCacattcatttttattaaattttaCCACTGTTATGGCACATATTGCTAAATATAATGGCATGACAATAGATCTGCACATACACGTACCATTTGATAAACACAAAGATGAATATACAGAGATATATCGTATGTTAACAAAGGAAGAGATTCTAGATCTCTCATCATTCCAATTATTGTCGTTATACCTAACATTCGAACGAAGAAGATCTTCCAAATCGTTCTGGAAACCGTTTTTGGACATGCTACCATCTATGgaagattttgaattgatgCCGATAGACTGGCCACATGAAATATACACGTTATTACCCTCCTCTACTGGTGTTAGGAACAGAAAAGTTCGTTCTcgatttgaaaatgattatCGGGTTATTTGTGAATTAATCAAGACAAAAATTGACAAAGCAGGAGATGTCACAACCCTACTTCCTCGTCAAGAAGTGTTATTATCTTGGTTGTGTATTAACTCCCGTTGCCTTTACATGGATTTACCAACAAGCAAAAACTCTGCTGATAATTTTACAATGGCTCCGTATGTTGATTTTATGAATCATTCGTGTGACGACCATTGCACGTTGAAAATTGATGGTAAAGGGTTCCAAGTACGGACTACTTCTCAGTATAATATTGGCGACCAAGTTTATTTGAGCTATGGACCTCATAGTAATGAGTTTTTATTATGTGAATATGGTTTCGTGATTCCCGAAAACAAATGGAATGATTTGGATATCAGCCAATATATTGTACCACTTTTAAAGCCACTACATGTCGACTTTCTAAAAACATTTGATTATTACGATAATTACACAATGACTAAAGAAGGAATCTCGTTTCGAACAGAAGTAGCGTTGGCTACGTTACAGGAGTCAGATCCTCAAAACTCACGCAAATTATTGGCCTTGATAAACGGTTACACCGATGGAGACATATTCAAGGAACATTCAAACGTATTATTACTGGTcatattgaataaaataattcacGAAGCggagaaacaacaacacctTCAATATGACGACgacaaaagaaagaaagtaaTAGGAGCTTTGTATCACGACATAAAATCGATTGCATCCAACGTATTAACATATATACAAGAAAAATCCAGTTCAGAATTTTGA